A region of Homo sapiens chromosome 17, GRCh38.p14 Primary Assembly DNA encodes the following proteins:
- the SMG8 gene encoding nonsense-mediated mRNA decay factor SMG8, with amino-acid sequence MAGPVSLRDLLMGASAWMGSESPGGSPTEGGGSAAGGPEPPWREDEICVVGIFGKTALRLNSEKFSLVNTVCDRQVFPLFRHQDPGDPGPGIRTEAGAVGEAGGAEDPGAAAGGSVRGSGAVAEGNRTEAGSQDYSLLQAYYSQESKVLYLLLTSICDNSQLLRACRALQSGEAGGGLSLPHAEAHEFWKHQEKLQCLSLLYLFSVCHILLLVHPTCSFDITYDRVFRALDGLRQKVLPLLKTAIKDCPVGKDWKLNCRPCPPRLLFLFQLNGALKVEPPRNQDPAHPDKPKKHSPKRRLQHALEDQIYRIFRKSRVLTNQSINCLFTVPANQAFVYIVPGSQEEDPVGMLLDQLRSHCTVKDPESLLVPAPLSGPRRYQVMRQHSRQQLSFHIDSSSSSSSGQLVDFTLREFLWQHVELVLSKKGFDDSVGRNPQPSHFELPTYQKWISAASKLYEVAIDGKEEDLGSPTGELTSKILSSIKVLEGFLDIDTKFSENRCQKALPMAHSAYQSNLPHNYTMTVHKNQLAQALRVYSQHARGPAFHKYAMQLHEDCYKFWSNGHQLCEERSLTDQHCVHKFHSLPKSGEKPEADRNPPVLYHNSRARSTGACNCGRKQAPRDDPFDIKAANYDFYQLLEEKCCGKLDHINFPVFEPSTPDPAPAKNESSPAPPDSDADKLKEKEPQTQGESTSLSLALSLGQSTDSLGTYPADPQAGGDNPEVHGQVEVKTEKRPNFVDRQASTVEYLPGMLHSNCPKGLLPKFSSWSLVKLGPAKSYNFHTGLDQQGFIPGTNYLMPWDIVIRTRAEDEGDLDTNSWPAPNKAIPGKRSAVVMGRGRRRDDIARAFVGFEYEDSRGRRFMCSGPDKVMKVMGSGPKESALKALNSDMPLYILSSSQGRGLKPHYAQLMRLFVVVPDAPLQIILMPQVQPGPPPCPVFYPEKQEITLPPDGLWVLRFPYAYVTERGPCFPPKENVQLMSYKVLRGVLKAVTQ; translated from the exons ATGGCTGGTCCCGTGAGCTTGCGAGACCTTCTAATGGGAGCATCAGCCTGGATGGGCTCTGAAAGTCCCGGAGGGTCCCCTACTGAGGGCGGAGGGAGCGCGGCTGGCGGACCGGAGCCTCCATGGCGGGAGGATGAGATCTGCGTTGTGGGAATCTTCGGCAAGACGGCTCTACGCCTGAATTCCGAGAAGTTCTCTCTTGTGAATACGGTGTGCGACCGACAGGTCTTTCCTCTCTTTCGCCACCAAGATCCTGGGGATCCAGGACCTGGAATCAGAACTGAGGCTGGCGCCGTGGGTGAGGCCGGTGGAGCCGAGGACCCTGGGGCTGCAGCCGGGGGTTCAGTTCGGGGAAGTGGAGCTGTCGCGGAAGGTAACCGAACTGAGGCAGGCTCCCAGGACTACAGCCTTCTGCAGGCCTACTACAGTCAGGAAAGCAAAGTTCTGTATCTTCTCCTCACCTCCATCTGTGACAATTCACAGCTTCTCCGGGCTTGTCGGGCTCTTCAGAGCGGGGAAGCTGGAGGTGGACTCTCTTTACCTCATGCAGAAGCACACGAGTTCTGGAAGCATCAAGAGAAGCTGCAGTGCCTCAGTCTCCTTTACCTATTCTCTGTCTGTCATATCTTGCTTCTGGTCCATCCCACTTGTTCCTTTGATATCACTTATGATCGAGTATTCAGAGCCCTGGATGGGCTGAGACAGAAGGTCCTGCCGCTCCTTAAAACAGCCATTAAGGATTGTCCAGTTGGCAAAGACTGGAAGCTAAACTGCCGACCTTGCCCACCTAgactccttttcctctttcaacTCAATGGAGCCCTCAAGGTAGAACCTCCTCGGAACCAAGACCCAGCTCATCCAGACAAGCCCAAGAAACATTCTCCCAAAAGGAGGCTGCAGCATGCCCTGGAGGACCAGATCTATAGAATCTTCCGGAAGAGTCGTGTCTTGACTAATCAGAGCATCAACTGCCTCTTTACTGTGCCTGCCAACCAAGCTTTCGTGTACATAGTACCGGGAAGCCAGGAGGAGGACCCAGTAGGTATGTTGCTGGACCAACTTAGGAGTCATTGTACTGTGAAGGACCCGGAATCTTTGCTGGTGCCTGCACCCCTTTCTGGGCCTAGGCGATACCAGGTGATGAGGCAGCACAGCCGACAACAACTTTCCTTTCACATTGACAGCAGCAGTTCCAGTTCTTCAGGCCAGCTAGTGGATTTCACTCTTCGGGAATTCCTATGGCAGCATGTGGAGCTAGTTCTAAGCAAGAAAGGTTTCGATGACAGTGTGGGCAGGAACCCACAGCCTTCCCATTTTGAACTTCCTACTTATCAGAAGTGGATCTCAGCAGCTTCAAAACTGTATGAGGTGGCTATTGATGGGAAAGAAGAGGACTTGGGGTCACCCACTGGAGAGCTAACATCTAAGATTTTAAGCAGTATTAAAGTCTTGGAAGGATTTTTGGATATTGACACAAAATTCTCAGAAAACCGATGCCAAAAAGCTTTACCCATGGCCCACAGTGCCTACCAGTCAAATTTGCCTCATAATTACACAATGACTGTCCATAAGAATCAGCTTGCCCAGGCTCTTCGAGTGTACAGTCAACATGCTAGAGGTCCAGCATTTCACAAATACGCCATGCAGTTACATGAGGACTGCTACAAATTTTGGAGCAATGGCCATCAGCTCTGTGAGGAGAGGAGTTTAACTGATCAACACTGTGTGCACAAATTTCACTCATTACCTAAATCAG GAGAAAAACCAGAGGCTGATAGAAATCCGCCTGTGCTATATCACAATAGCCGAGCTCGATCTACTGGTGCTTGCAACTGTGGAAGGAAACAAGCACCTCGAGATGATCCCTTTGATATCAAAGCAGCCAATTATGACTTCTATCAG CTTCTGGAAGAAAAGTGTTGTGGAAAATTGGATCATATCAATTTCCCAGTATTTGAACCAAGTACTCCAGATCCTGCTCCTGCTAAAAATGAATCCTCTCCTGCTCCTCCAGATTCGGATGCTGataaacttaaagaaaaagaacctCAAACCCAAGGAGAGAGCACGAGCCTGAGTTTAGCTTTGAGTTTGGGCCAATCCACAGATAGCTTAGGTACCTATCCAGCTGATCCACAAGCAGGAGGAGATAATCCAGAAGTTCATGGTCAAGTAGAAGTGAAAACTGAGAAGAGGCCAAACTTCGTTGATCGACAGGCATCCACAGTTGAGTATCTCCCAGGCATGCTACATTCAAATTGCCCTAAAGGTCTCCTACCCAAATTCTCCAGCTGGTCTTTGGTTAAACTAGGCCCTGCTAAGTCTTATAACTTTCATACAGGTTTGGACCAACAGGGCTTTATTCCAGGAACAAATTATCTTATGCCTTGGGACATTGTCATCAGGACTAGAGCTGAAGATGAAGGAGACTTAGACACAAACTCTTGGCCTGCTCCAAATAAAGCTATTCCTGGAAAGAGAAGTGCGGTTGTAATGGGAAGAGGAAGACGGCGAGATGACATAGCTCGAGCTTTTGTGGGCTTTGAATATGAAGACTCTCGAGGTCGGAGATTCATGTGCTCTGGGCCTGACAAAGTAATGAAAGTAATGGGAAGTGGGCCAAAGGAATCAGCTTTAAAAGCCCTAAATAGTGACATGCCCTTATATATTCTGTCATCCTCTCAAGGTAGAGGGCTGAAACCTCATTATGCTCAACTTATGAGGCTTTTTGTTGTGGTTCCTGATGCTCCTTTGCAGATAATACTAATGCCTCAG GTTCAGCCaggcccaccaccatgtccggtaTTCTACccagaaaaacaagaaatcacCCTTCCACCTGATGGCCTTTGGGTTTTGAGATTTCCTTATGCATATGTGACTGAGAGAGGACCTTGTTTCCCCCCTAAGGAAAATGTGCAGTTAATGAGCTACAAGGTGCTCCGTGGGGTTCTTAAGGCAGTAACACAATAA